In a single window of the Helicobacter sp. MIT 99-5507 genome:
- the ribA gene encoding GTP cyclohydrolase II, with translation MEVSKQANLPTKFGNFIIQSFREDNNKAEHLVLKSNELGAIPLVRVHSECMTGDVFGSRKCDCGDELEIAMKRIAAENGMIIYLRQEGRGIGLFNKVNAYNLQDNGYDTVEANNKLGFGADLRNYDIVGKIFDYYGIKSIRLLTNNPKKISEISKFVKVQRDSILATPNQYNKEYLKIKQSKLGHLLES, from the coding sequence ATGGAAGTATCAAAGCAAGCAAATTTACCAACAAAATTTGGTAATTTTATCATTCAATCTTTTAGAGAAGATAATAATAAAGCAGAGCATTTAGTATTAAAAAGTAATGAGTTAGGTGCTATTCCACTTGTTAGAGTGCATTCTGAATGTATGACAGGCGATGTTTTTGGTAGTAGGAAATGTGATTGTGGTGATGAGCTAGAAATTGCAATGAAAAGAATCGCAGCAGAAAATGGAATGATTATATATTTGCGTCAAGAGGGTAGAGGGATTGGGCTATTTAATAAAGTAAATGCCTATAATCTCCAAGACAATGGATATGATACGGTTGAAGCAAATAATAAATTAGGATTTGGAGCAGATTTGAGGAATTATGATATAGTTGGTAAGATTTTTGATTATTATGGGATTAAGAGTATTCGACTTCTTACAAATAATCCAAAAAAAATAAGCGAAATATCAAAATTTGTTAAAGTGCAAAGAGATAGTATTCTTGCTACACCAAATCAATATAATAAAGAATATCTAAAAATCAAACAATCAAAACTAGGGCATTTACTAGAATCTTAG
- a CDS encoding dTDP-4-dehydrorhamnose 3,5-epimerase family protein, producing the protein MEIINTTFKDLYIINITPHKDLRGQFVKQFNKNIFETYKLNAEFFESFYSVSQKGVIRGMHFQIPPKEHAKLVYVSNGSIIDVVLDLRQNSKTYKQNFYIQLDSINLQCLYIPAGFAHGFLSLEDNTKVHYMQTSEYSKEHDCGVKYDSFGFRWEEIAKKYNIDKFIISNRDLSFSDRIEGYF; encoded by the coding sequence ATGGAGATAATAAATACTACTTTTAAAGATCTATACATCATAAATATCACTCCACATAAAGATTTAAGAGGACAATTTGTAAAACAATTCAATAAAAATATTTTTGAGACTTATAAACTTAATGCTGAATTTTTTGAATCATTTTATTCTGTATCACAAAAAGGCGTTATTCGTGGTATGCACTTTCAGATTCCTCCAAAAGAACATGCAAAATTAGTATATGTATCAAATGGAAGTATTATTGATGTAGTGCTTGACTTGAGGCAAAATTCCAAAACATATAAGCAAAATTTTTATATTCAATTAGATTCTATTAATCTTCAATGCCTATATATACCAGCAGGATTTGCACATGGATTTTTAAGCCTTGAGGATAATACAAAAGTGCATTATATGCAAACAAGTGAATACAGCAAAGAACATGATTGCGGGGTGAAGTATGATAGCTTTGGATTTAGATGGGAGGAAATAGCAAAGAAATATAATATTGATAAATTTATTATCTCTAATCGTGATTTATCTTTTAGTGATAGAATAGAGGGATATTTTTGA
- a CDS encoding histidine triad nucleotide-binding protein, whose protein sequence is MTIFEKIVSGEIPANKVLENDDFLAFYDINPKAPIHILAIPKKCIKDFHNADAELLKGLNEFIKEVAKKVGLDKNGYRIISNIGSDGGQEVPHLHFHILGGAKLKWEKLG, encoded by the coding sequence ATGACAATATTTGAGAAAATAGTAAGTGGAGAGATTCCAGCAAATAAAGTATTAGAAAATGATGATTTTTTAGCATTTTATGATATCAATCCAAAAGCACCTATTCATATATTAGCAATTCCAAAAAAATGTATAAAAGATTTTCATAATGCAGATGCAGAATTGCTAAAAGGTTTAAATGAGTTTATAAAAGAAGTAGCAAAAAAAGTTGGTTTAGATAAGAATGGTTATAGAATCATTTCTAATATAGGTAGCGATGGTGGGCAAGAAGTCCCGCACTTACATTTTCATATACTTGGAGGAGCAAAGTTAAAATGGGAAAAATTAGGATAA
- a CDS encoding MerR family transcriptional regulator, with the protein MRFWASKGLFDNLERDKNGVLYFSLKGLEQVIWIDCLRKGGMSIKKVHEYIKLLSSGEDKSNLTKRQAMIKKQLEIVREEMKRLMLIENMLEGKVEFYDEFIRLGKKPENYKCKGFDEV; encoded by the coding sequence TTGCGTTTTTGGGCAAGCAAAGGACTATTTGATAACTTAGAGCGAGATAAAAATGGAGTGCTTTACTTCTCTTTAAAAGGACTAGAGCAAGTAATTTGGATAGATTGCCTACGCAAAGGTGGTATGAGCATCAAGAAAGTGCATGAATATATTAAACTTCTCTCAAGTGGTGAAGATAAATCAAATCTAACAAAACGTCAAGCAATGATTAAAAAACAGCTTGAGATTGTGCGTGAGGAAATGAAACGTTTAATGCTTATAGAAAATATGCTTGAGGGTAAGGTAGAATTTTATGATGAATTTATAAGGCTTGGGAAAAAGCCTGAAAACTACAAATGTAAAGGATTTGATGAAGTGTAA
- a CDS encoding DUF493 domain-containing protein, which produces MDNKDLNIEYPRIWEYLIITSNKDILQSSIKDKFGSLDYKFEFSKDSTGGKYSSYNFSIYVVSQKERDEIFKILTNIKDVKAVI; this is translated from the coding sequence ATGGATAATAAAGATTTAAATATAGAATATCCTAGAATCTGGGAATATCTAATCATCACAAGCAATAAAGATATATTACAATCAAGTATAAAAGATAAGTTTGGTTCATTGGATTATAAATTTGAATTCTCTAAAGATAGCACAGGTGGTAAATATTCTAGTTATAATTTTAGTATCTATGTAGTTAGCCAAAAAGAAAGAGATGAAATTTTTAAAATATTAACAAATATAAAAGATGTAAAAGCAGTTATTTAG
- a CDS encoding YbgC/FadM family acyl-CoA thioesterase gives MQVRIYYEDTDCGGIVYHTNYIKYCERARSELFFSNGVMPNTDRIGLVVRHIECDFLDSAKLGDLLVVSSKILKLGKSSIILKQSINLDTKVIFEATIKLACIDVINKKIEKIPSEILKILEAMQNG, from the coding sequence ATGCAAGTAAGAATATATTACGAAGATACTGATTGTGGCGGCATTGTATATCATACAAATTATATAAAATACTGCGAAAGAGCAAGAAGTGAGCTATTTTTTAGTAATGGCGTTATGCCAAATACAGATAGAATAGGACTTGTTGTGCGGCATATAGAATGTGATTTTTTAGATTCTGCAAAGCTTGGTGATTTGCTTGTTGTAAGTTCAAAGATTTTAAAACTTGGCAAAAGTAGTATAATCCTAAAACAAAGTATAAATCTCGATACTAAAGTAATTTTTGAAGCAACTATAAAACTTGCTTGTATTGATGTAATAAATAAAAAAATAGAGAAGATTCCAAGTGAAATTTTAAAAATATTAGAGGCGATGCAAAATGGATAA
- a CDS encoding thiamine pyrophosphate-dependent enzyme, which translates to MLDTQEFGKLLKDIGVEQFSGVPCSYLAPLTSLNHTFKIPILGFVSLRGKRDENNKNTDEPQHELLGVITDKLLEICEIKYEFLDFDIKKAKIQIKHAKKILDSNQSFFFIVQEGTFCKVPLNLNPLDKSNIVLLDSKKMKSSAESTIPSRLEALRILHNLAFRHNALLFATTGKCGRELYEIADNPNQFYMVGSMGCVSSLSLGIALASKHKVIAIDGDSALLMRLGNLSTNAYYAKNRNLDNFCHILLDNQSHDSTGGQFNLSPFVDFASIAESCGYDKVNIAYNLNDFQKYINLFLEANAGGAHFIYLAIKKGSKENLGRPKILPQDVAKRLSNFLSL; encoded by the coding sequence ATGCTAGATACACAAGAATTCGGAAAGCTTTTAAAAGATATTGGAGTAGAGCAATTTAGTGGCGTGCCTTGTTCATATCTTGCACCACTTACAAGTCTAAATCATACTTTTAAGATTCCAATACTTGGCTTTGTATCACTTCGAGGCAAGCGAGATGAAAATAACAAAAACACAGATGAGCCCCAACATGAACTCTTAGGCGTGATAACTGATAAGCTTTTAGAAATTTGTGAGATAAAATATGAATTTTTAGATTTTGATATTAAAAAGGCAAAAATACAAATAAAGCATGCAAAAAAGATTTTAGATTCTAATCAAAGTTTCTTTTTTATCGTGCAAGAAGGGACATTTTGCAAAGTTCCATTAAATCTCAATCCACTTGATAAATCAAATATTGTTTTATTAGATTCTAAAAAAATGAAATCTAGTGCAGAATCTACTATTCCATCGCGACTTGAGGCACTTAGAATCTTGCATAATCTTGCATTTAGACATAATGCCCTACTTTTTGCTACCACTGGAAAATGTGGCAGAGAACTTTATGAGATTGCTGATAATCCAAATCAATTTTATATGGTTGGCTCTATGGGTTGTGTTAGCTCACTATCCCTTGGCATAGCACTTGCAAGTAAGCATAAAGTTATTGCTATTGATGGAGATTCTGCACTTTTAATGCGACTTGGAAATTTAAGCACAAACGCATATTATGCGAAAAATCGCAATCTTGATAATTTTTGCCATATTTTATTGGATAATCAAAGTCATGATAGCACAGGTGGGCAGTTTAATCTCTCGCCATTTGTAGATTTTGCAAGTATTGCAGAATCTTGTGGATATGATAAGGTAAATATCGCTTATAATTTAAATGATTTTCAAAAGTATATAAATCTATTTTTGGAAGCAAATGCTGGTGGCGCTCACTTTATATATTTAGCGATAAAAAAAGGTAGCAAAGAAAATCTTGGACGACCAAAAATACTACCACAAGATGTAGCAAAGAGATTATCTAATTTTTTATCTCTTTAA
- a CDS encoding UPF0323 family lipoprotein → MKHIRKIGEYSIAGSIGIATLFVLSGCNSQDNKEQATSNSIKQGAFVIIEEQEDGSYKILEEHPSDTTRVLLKSKDGNERMLSNEEINEMLKEEEKKIDNGTSQLTNPTGTGLGLGEAILASAAGAIIGSWIGNKLFNNQNFQTQQRTTYKSPQAYERSKNSFGNQAGASTNRATASSGKSGFFGNSSSAGSSDRSQSAFGG, encoded by the coding sequence ATGAAACATATTAGAAAAATAGGTGAATACAGCATAGCAGGTAGTATAGGAATTGCAACATTATTTGTATTATCAGGTTGCAATTCACAAGATAACAAAGAGCAGGCAACATCAAATTCTATAAAGCAAGGGGCTTTTGTAATTATTGAAGAGCAAGAAGATGGAAGCTATAAGATTCTAGAAGAACACCCAAGTGATACAACAAGAGTGCTTTTAAAATCAAAAGATGGAAATGAGAGAATGTTAAGCAATGAAGAAATAAATGAGATGCTAAAAGAAGAAGAAAAGAAAATTGATAATGGTACTTCACAGCTTACAAATCCAACAGGAACAGGATTAGGACTTGGTGAGGCTATACTTGCTTCTGCTGCTGGTGCGATAATAGGCAGCTGGATAGGAAACAAACTCTTTAATAATCAAAATTTTCAAACACAGCAAAGAACGACATACAAATCGCCACAAGCATATGAAAGAAGCAAAAATTCATTTGGAAATCAAGCAGGAGCAAGCACAAATAGAGCTACTGCAAGCAGTGGAAAAAGCGGCTTTTTTGGTAATAGTAGTAGTGCTGGTAGCAGTGATAGAAGTCAAAGTGCATTTGGTGGATAA
- a CDS encoding NAD(P)-dependent oxidoreductase, translated as MKTILITGASGFLGSHLVKAFYKSNKIIGVIRKDSNLWRLKDYDIELVDSKDLNHIEKNIDFIIHTATNYGRNGNKLSEIIDSNLLFGIQVLEFANDKNIKTFININTLQNPMTNPYCMSKNHLSNYFRYFDNINIIDVCIEHMYGPFDDNNKFIHYLIEQMILNNNIKLSKGEQLRDFIYIDDVINAFKIIINNIDSFKKYTRCELGSGKQTRLKDFIELTLDIFNQYSNTNSKLLFGEKPYNPLENMNIKTDISLLQSFGYIPKYSNKDGITKTIAYHLNRGGVALKNDFITYIYYLHKKVA; from the coding sequence ATGAAAACTATTTTAATTACTGGAGCAAGTGGATTCTTAGGTAGCCATTTGGTAAAAGCATTTTATAAATCTAATAAAATCATTGGAGTAATAAGAAAAGATAGTAATCTTTGGAGACTAAAAGACTATGATATAGAGCTTGTAGATTCTAAAGATTTAAATCATATAGAAAAAAATATTGATTTTATTATTCATACTGCTACAAATTATGGCAGAAATGGCAATAAACTAAGTGAAATAATAGATTCTAATCTATTATTTGGTATTCAGGTTTTGGAATTTGCCAATGATAAAAATATCAAAACTTTCATCAATATAAATACTCTTCAAAATCCCATGACAAATCCATATTGCATGAGTAAAAATCATCTTAGTAATTATTTTAGATATTTTGATAATATAAATATTATTGATGTTTGTATTGAGCATATGTATGGACCATTTGATGATAATAATAAATTTATACATTATCTAATAGAACAAATGATTTTAAATAATAATATAAAACTAAGCAAAGGTGAGCAACTACGAGATTTTATATATATTGATGATGTAATAAATGCATTTAAAATCATCATTAATAATATAGATTCTTTTAAAAAATACACACGTTGTGAGCTAGGAAGTGGAAAACAAACTAGACTAAAGGATTTTATAGAACTTACATTAGATATATTTAATCAATACTCAAATACAAATTCAAAATTATTATTTGGAGAAAAGCCATATAATCCTTTAGAAAATATGAATATAAAAACTGATATATCACTGCTACAGAGTTTTGGTTATATACCAAAATATAGCAATAAAGATGGTATTACAAAAACGATAGCCTACCACCTAAATAGGGGGGGGGTCGCACTAAAAAATGATTTTATAACATATATTTATTATCTTCATAAGAAGGTTGCGTAA
- a CDS encoding heavy metal translocating P-type ATPase codes for MKEKFYITNISCSSCANKIESALQKLECVSYVHIDTNNNILEIDTTNINLAIKTIKSIESNINISKENPTTDEFDTKKELCFLSGLIAVFLIAVIVLHVVDNEITKYISIGILIIIYLISGKDIFKSAFNNIKKRDFFDENTLMFIATISAFAIQAYEEAVAVMLFFKTGEFLQDLAVQKGKKSIKNLLQIAPNIAHLKQDSNIIDIPPQDLKIDDIFIVKPGEKIPTDGIVINGKSLIDTKALTGEPIPKEAQIDTKILGGTLNLNGILEIKVTKLYEDSSVAKIIDLVQNASNKKAKMESFITKFARIYTPIVFFIALAIAILPPLFGFGEFGEWIYRALVVLMVSCPCALVISVPLAYFGGIGSCSKNHILIKGANYLEALSNVSHIAFDKTGTLTKGVFKVVDIIPQNGFSKDDVLQYAFCAENFSNHPIALSIKDEYNKTLHPHQCNNTKFEQISGLGIMATCNYKEILAGNDKILHKYNIKHNNCDIDGSVAHIAIDGVYAGYILVADELKEDSLEALKELQNLGVTNMIMLTGDNEFASKKICDKLGLENVKYNLLPEEKAKYFIEFKQNASGNAVFIGDGINDAPCIALADIGVSMGKLGSDVSKESADVLIINDKISSMVKAIEIAKKTKNIIYQNIAFAFIIKILFIILGVFGVATIWEAVFGDVGVALLALLNSMRILKA; via the coding sequence ATGAAAGAAAAATTTTATATTACAAATATTAGCTGTTCTTCTTGTGCTAATAAAATAGAAAGTGCATTACAAAAACTAGAATGTGTAAGCTATGTGCATATTGACACAAACAATAATATATTAGAAATTGATACAACAAATATCAATCTAGCAATAAAAACTATCAAATCTATAGAATCAAATATAAATATAAGCAAAGAAAATCCAACAACAGATGAATTTGATACAAAAAAAGAGTTATGTTTTTTAAGTGGATTAATAGCAGTATTTTTAATAGCTGTTATTGTATTGCATGTTGTAGATAATGAGATTACAAAATATATATCGATTGGAATCTTAATAATTATTTATCTAATCTCTGGAAAAGATATATTTAAAAGTGCATTTAATAATATCAAAAAAAGAGATTTCTTTGATGAAAATACATTAATGTTTATTGCTACAATCTCTGCATTTGCAATTCAAGCATATGAAGAGGCAGTGGCTGTAATGTTATTTTTCAAAACAGGAGAGTTTCTGCAAGATTTAGCGGTGCAAAAAGGAAAAAAATCAATAAAAAATCTATTGCAAATCGCACCAAATATCGCCCACTTAAAGCAAGATTCTAATATCATTGATATTCCACCACAAGATTTAAAAATAGATGATATTTTTATAGTAAAGCCTGGAGAGAAGATTCCAACTGATGGAATTGTAATAAACGGAAAAAGCCTCATTGATACGAAAGCTCTTACGGGCGAACCAATACCAAAAGAAGCACAAATTGATACAAAAATTCTAGGAGGCACATTAAATCTAAATGGAATATTAGAGATAAAAGTAACGAAATTATACGAAGATTCTAGTGTTGCAAAGATTATTGATTTGGTGCAAAATGCAAGTAATAAAAAAGCAAAAATGGAGAGTTTTATTACAAAATTTGCAAGAATCTATACACCAATTGTATTTTTTATAGCACTTGCAATTGCAATACTTCCTCCATTATTTGGTTTTGGTGAATTTGGTGAGTGGATTTATAGAGCATTAGTAGTATTGATGGTTAGCTGCCCTTGTGCACTTGTAATAAGTGTGCCATTAGCATATTTTGGAGGCATTGGAAGCTGCTCAAAAAATCATATTTTGATAAAAGGGGCAAATTATCTAGAAGCACTTAGCAATGTAAGTCATATTGCATTTGATAAAACAGGCACTCTTACAAAAGGTGTGTTTAAAGTTGTAGATATTATCCCGCAAAATGGATTTAGCAAAGATGATGTTTTACAATATGCTTTTTGTGCAGAAAATTTTTCAAATCACCCAATAGCGCTTTCTATAAAAGATGAATACAACAAAACACTACATCCTCATCAATGTAATAATACAAAATTTGAGCAAATAAGCGGTCTTGGAATAATGGCTACTTGTAATTACAAAGAGATTCTAGCTGGTAATGACAAAATATTGCATAAATACAATATAAAACATAATAATTGCGATATTGATGGCAGTGTTGCACATATAGCAATAGATGGAGTCTATGCAGGATACATACTCGTAGCAGATGAATTAAAAGAAGATTCACTAGAGGCACTTAAAGAATTGCAGAATCTTGGTGTAACAAATATGATAATGCTAACTGGTGATAATGAATTTGCATCAAAAAAAATATGTGATAAGCTAGGCTTAGAGAATGTAAAATACAATCTCTTGCCAGAGGAAAAAGCAAAATATTTTATAGAATTCAAACAAAATGCTAGCGGAAATGCTGTATTTATAGGTGATGGTATAAATGACGCACCATGTATTGCTCTAGCAGATATTGGTGTAAGTATGGGAAAATTAGGTAGTGATGTAAGCAAAGAGAGTGCAGATGTATTAATCATAAATGACAAAATATCAAGCATGGTAAAAGCTATAGAAATCGCAAAAAAGACAAAAAATATTATTTATCAAAATATTGCCTTTGCATTTATTATAAAGATATTATTTATTATTCTTGGAGTATTTGGTGTTGCAACTATTTGGGAAGCTGTATTTGGGGATGTGGGTGTAGCATTGCTTGCATTATTAAATTCAATGAGAATCTTAAAGGCATAA
- a CDS encoding DUF3343 domain-containing protein: protein MKGYLIFDVDFYAFQVEKLLKQSKISHKITTIPREISSDCGIAIYIDDFSLVDLLLTNYNIPYKFKEIKN from the coding sequence ATGAAGGGTTATCTAATATTTGATGTAGATTTTTATGCTTTTCAAGTAGAAAAGCTACTAAAACAATCAAAAATTAGCCATAAAATCACTACGATTCCTAGAGAAATCTCTAGTGATTGTGGTATTGCAATATATATTGATGATTTTTCTTTAGTTGATTTGCTTTTAACAAACTACAATATTCCTTATAAATTTAAAGAGATAAAAAATTAG
- a CDS encoding NAD(P)-dependent oxidoreductase: MKTILITGGSGFIGSNLIKTLSKSYHIIAIIRENSDSSRIESFCKIYRYKNALSLLEYLKDKDLIGVIHLATLYIKTHKIDDIKCIIDSNITFGSEICEILSLLKFDGWFINVGTFWQFYKNMPNNPLNLYAASKSAFNNIINFYANTTNITFSTIYLNDTYGPNDTREKIFNLWLRVANSGKTLEMSKGEQLIDIIYIDDVINAFIVLIDLLNSKYKTLAKNKIFALHTKERKTLRELANIFEEIIGKKLNILWGAKPYMQRENFIPFEGGEDLPNWQECFTFKDGITKIIKS, translated from the coding sequence TTGAAAACTATTCTAATTACAGGCGGCAGTGGGTTTATAGGCTCAAATCTAATAAAAACACTAAGCAAATCATATCACATCATAGCAATTATAAGAGAAAATTCGGATTCTAGTAGAATAGAATCTTTTTGTAAAATATATAGATACAAAAATGCCCTAAGCTTACTAGAATATTTAAAAGATAAAGATTTAATAGGCGTAATACATCTAGCAACTTTATATATAAAAACACACAAAATTGATGACATCAAGTGTATTATAGATTCTAATATTACTTTTGGAAGTGAGATATGCGAGATTCTATCATTATTAAAATTTGATGGTTGGTTTATAAATGTTGGCACATTTTGGCAATTTTATAAAAATATGCCAAATAATCCTTTGAATCTATACGCAGCATCTAAAAGTGCTTTTAATAATATTATTAATTTCTATGCAAACACGACAAATATCACCTTTAGCACTATTTATCTAAATGATACATATGGACCAAATGACACTAGAGAAAAAATATTTAATCTATGGCTTAGAGTTGCAAATAGTGGCAAGACACTAGAAATGAGCAAAGGAGAGCAACTAATTGACATAATATATATTGATGATGTAATAAATGCATTTATTGTGCTAATTGATTTATTAAACTCAAAATACAAAACTCTAGCAAAAAATAAAATATTTGCACTTCATACAAAAGAAAGAAAAACATTGCGTGAGCTTGCAAATATATTTGAAGAAATAATAGGCAAGAAATTAAATATATTATGGGGTGCAAAACCATATATGCAAAGAGAAAACTTCATCCCATTTGAAGGTGGTGAAGATCTGCCAAATTGGCAAGAATGCTTCACTTTTAAAGATGGTATAACAAAAATTATAAAAAGCTAA
- a CDS encoding phosphonoacetaldehyde reductase, giving the protein MQDIFKNKINYVFDEISPNPELSFLQNIKKDLPNFDCIIAIGGGSVLDSAKFLSLKNEIMAKNGALEIIGNVESKSIYAIPTTAGTSSELTKWATIWDKDSNIKYSLNHNLLYPKIAIYDINLMQSIPKDITISTGLDVLSHAVESIWNINANPISTNNAIKAIDLILQNLALLSCNLDSRDLRENLALACIYAGFAFSNTQTALAHAISYPITMRFGIPHGIACSFSIPLLLDCIPKGESCSLLLQYKDRIKNLFYDLEISQDLKDYGLDSKFINEIFVSLNQRAKNSIFDINFVKERFLENI; this is encoded by the coding sequence ATGCAAGATATATTTAAAAATAAAATTAATTATGTTTTTGATGAAATATCACCAAATCCAGAGCTTTCATTTTTGCAAAATATAAAAAAAGATTTGCCTAATTTTGATTGCATTATAGCTATTGGAGGTGGAAGCGTGCTAGATAGTGCGAAATTTTTATCTCTTAAAAATGAAATTATGGCTAAAAATGGAGCATTAGAAATCATAGGTAATGTAGAATCTAAATCCATATATGCTATACCAACTACAGCAGGGACAAGTAGTGAGCTAACAAAATGGGCGACTATTTGGGATAAAGATTCAAATATAAAATATTCTCTAAATCATAATCTTTTATATCCCAAAATCGCTATTTATGATATAAATCTCATGCAAAGCATTCCAAAAGATATTACGATTTCTACTGGACTTGATGTATTAAGTCATGCAGTAGAATCTATTTGGAATATTAATGCAAATCCAATATCTACAAACAATGCAATAAAAGCAATAGATTTGATACTGCAAAATCTAGCTTTATTAAGCTGCAATCTAGATTCTAGAGATTTAAGAGAGAATCTAGCTCTTGCTTGTATATACGCAGGATTTGCTTTTTCAAATACACAAACTGCACTAGCACATGCCATAAGCTATCCAATCACAATGAGATTTGGAATCCCACATGGAATAGCTTGCTCTTTTAGTATTCCATTGTTATTAGATTGCATTCCTAAAGGAGAATCTTGCTCTTTATTGTTACAATACAAAGATAGAATAAAAAATCTTTTTTATGATTTAGAGATTTCACAAGATTTAAAGGATTATGGGCTAGATTCTAAATTTATTAATGAAATATTTGTTAGTCTAAATCAAAGAGCAAAAAATAGCATTTTTGATATTAATTTTGTAAAAGAGAGATTTTTAGAAAATATATAA
- the yedE gene encoding YedE family putative selenium transporter, producing the protein MKFATMPVISGALLGVLAPILVYFGNPKNMGVCAACFTRDIAGALNLHQMQATQYIRPEIIGIVIGAFIASLIFSEFKGRGGSSPVIRFILGIFAMIGALVFLGCPWRLFLRLSAGDLSAIAGLFGLVGGIIVGSFFIKRGFSLGSKKELNKFSGFGFLFFIIALLLFFAWKVFGDNSPISFSTKGPGAAHAPFLLSIVAGISIGFIFQRSRFCTIGAFKNIYLIKDSAMLQGVMALLVAAFITNLAFGFFSLGFTNQPIAHNNILWNFLSMLLCGLAFSLGGGCPGRQLVLAGEGDNDAGIFVLGLLLGGAIAHNFNLASSANGITANAPTAVLLGIAFCLIVAFFAKEKK; encoded by the coding sequence ATGAAATTTGCAACTATGCCTGTTATTTCAGGAGCGTTACTTGGGGTTTTGGCACCTATCCTTGTATATTTTGGGAATCCAAAAAATATGGGTGTTTGTGCAGCATGTTTTACAAGAGATATAGCAGGAGCACTAAACCTCCATCAAATGCAAGCTACACAATATATAAGACCAGAGATTATTGGTATTGTTATTGGCGCATTTATAGCATCATTGATTTTTAGTGAATTCAAAGGAAGAGGTGGTTCATCGCCTGTTATAAGATTTATACTTGGAATCTTTGCTATGATAGGGGCATTGGTATTTTTGGGCTGTCCTTGGAGATTGTTTTTAAGACTTAGTGCTGGGGATTTAAGTGCTATTGCTGGATTATTTGGACTTGTTGGTGGAATAATTGTTGGAAGCTTTTTTATAAAAAGAGGATTTTCTCTTGGTTCTAAAAAAGAGTTAAATAAATTTTCTGGATTTGGATTTTTATTTTTTATCATTGCATTATTGTTATTTTTTGCTTGGAAAGTATTTGGTGATAATTCACCTATATCATTTTCTACAAAAGGTCCAGGGGCAGCGCATGCTCCATTTTTATTGTCAATTGTAGCTGGAATCTCTATTGGCTTTATATTTCAAAGAAGTAGATTCTGCACTATTGGAGCATTTAAAAATATATATTTAATCAAAGATAGCGCAATGCTACAAGGTGTAATGGCATTGCTTGTTGCAGCATTTATTACAAATCTAGCATTTGGATTTTTCTCACTAGGTTTTACAAATCAGCCAATAGCACACAATAATATATTATGGAATTTTCTTAGCATGCTATTATGTGGATTAGCATTTAGTCTTGGTGGTGGTTGTCCAGGAAGACAGCTCGTGCTTGCTGGAGAAGGTGATAATGATGCTGGTATATTTGTACTTGGATTGCTTCTTGGCGGTGCAATAGCACACAATTTTAATCTAGCAAGTTCTGCAAATGGAATTACAGCAAATGCACCTACTGCAGTTTTACTAGGTATCGCATTTTGTTTGATTGTCGCATTTTTTGCAAAAGAAAAAAAATAA